Proteins from one Legionella adelaidensis genomic window:
- a CDS encoding TM0106 family RecB-like putative nuclease, producing MYLKNESIVFSPSDLTLFISSPFASWMDHLAITHPHLAPNRDEDDPLLSATRKKGMEHELGKLLQFEEDGLSIINLVETHSIEDTIKAMESGADVIYQPPLEALPFNGRADFLIKKEGKSKLGNYHYEVWDTKLARSVKVSFIMQLCCYAEMLEGIQGRRPDNIVVSIGTGVDIRLRTNDYFYYYLISKGRFLQFHSGFDVNKIPELLSSSSYGKWSNYAKELQNQLDHLTLIANIKRTQIKKLYKNGIITTKELIAAEDKVIKGISQDVLQKLIAQAKIQSASKDKTIPLYQILPHGKGSRTGLALLPPFSPNDVFFDIEGDPLYEGGLEYLWGVTYFDEKGARQYKDFWAHNSEDEKKSCDEFIHWVYQRWLDDPTMHIYHYGVYEITVCRRLMGRYGICEYEIDQLLRNEVFVDLYKIVKAALLIGEPRYSIKNVEHLYRGKRETEVASGGDSVAVYEHWRENPDGENWQTSQILKSIRDYNLDDCNSTQELLVWLRERQKEAGILFLGKTEIIEPETKEETTEVIALRDRLLKKSEELYLHEEIEEAAIARLFAWCLEFHRREIKPTFWKIFDRLDKSEEELFDDIDCLAFCKRTATEPYLPSKRSRLYVYEYQFDPNQEFKGKADNYRVLGKETEDGKNLKVTLYKEGSNLKEGLIALKMKEEIDGPITLIPDDFVNPDPIPQAIYRQALKFEKSELNNNAIYDFLKRDFPRIKNLPQGEIIAPSHDPKERLEEIILVVKNLDNSYLPIQGPPGAGKTFTAQHIIAELVRLGKKVGITSNSWKAINHLLCCTVEYCLEKGIKGYFASGDNDKKLEDLPIEIIENKEISEHIHPSCIIGTTVWGFARPELESAFDYLFVDEAGQVSVANLIAMSQSTKNIILMGDQMQLAQPCQGSHPEESGCSILDYLLHHTPTIPENQGVFLGTTYRMHSKINGFISEGIYESKLESAPGNDKRYIKVPVNYQGILNQEAGIITVPVEHEGNLQASEEEVEKIHFLAHELINREYIDNHDKRLITWEDMLFMAPYNHQVNKLQHTLGPQAKVGSVDKFQGQEAPIVFLSMCASDANESPRGINFLFDKNRINVAISRAKCLGIVVYSPTLLNAEAQNIEQMEMINLFCKLIKPPEKGLN from the coding sequence ATGTATCTTAAAAATGAAAGCATTGTCTTTTCTCCTTCAGATCTTACTTTGTTTATCAGCAGTCCATTTGCATCCTGGATGGATCATTTAGCTATAACTCATCCTCATTTAGCACCAAACCGAGATGAAGATGACCCTTTACTTTCAGCCACCCGGAAAAAAGGAATGGAGCATGAGCTGGGGAAGTTATTACAGTTTGAAGAAGATGGCCTTAGTATTATTAACTTAGTGGAAACTCACTCCATAGAAGATACTATTAAAGCGATGGAGTCTGGTGCTGATGTGATTTATCAGCCTCCTTTGGAAGCTTTACCTTTTAATGGAAGAGCGGATTTTTTAATTAAAAAAGAAGGTAAAAGTAAGTTAGGTAATTATCATTATGAAGTTTGGGATACCAAGCTTGCACGTAGCGTTAAAGTTTCATTTATCATGCAGCTTTGTTGTTATGCAGAAATGTTAGAAGGAATTCAAGGAAGAAGGCCTGATAATATCGTAGTTTCTATAGGTACCGGAGTAGATATACGACTACGGACCAATGATTATTTTTACTACTATTTAATTAGCAAAGGAAGATTCCTACAATTTCATTCCGGTTTTGATGTTAATAAAATACCCGAACTTCTTTCTTCCTCCAGTTACGGAAAATGGAGCAATTATGCTAAAGAACTGCAAAACCAATTGGACCATTTAACTTTAATTGCGAATATAAAACGCACACAGATAAAAAAATTATATAAAAATGGCATAATCACGACTAAAGAACTAATCGCTGCAGAAGACAAAGTAATTAAGGGTATAAGCCAGGATGTATTACAAAAGCTTATTGCCCAGGCAAAAATTCAAAGTGCAAGCAAAGATAAAACCATACCCCTGTATCAAATATTGCCCCATGGAAAAGGGAGCAGAACAGGACTTGCTCTTTTGCCCCCTTTTTCCCCTAACGATGTTTTTTTTGATATTGAAGGCGACCCTTTATACGAAGGGGGATTAGAGTATTTATGGGGTGTTACCTACTTTGATGAAAAGGGGGCTCGCCAGTATAAAGATTTTTGGGCGCACAATTCCGAGGATGAAAAAAAGAGCTGCGATGAATTTATTCATTGGGTATACCAACGTTGGTTAGACGATCCAACCATGCATATCTATCATTACGGCGTTTATGAAATAACTGTTTGCCGTCGATTAATGGGGCGTTATGGAATCTGTGAATATGAAATTGATCAGTTATTACGTAACGAAGTCTTTGTTGATTTGTATAAAATTGTGAAAGCAGCATTACTGATTGGCGAGCCGCGTTACTCCATTAAAAACGTGGAACACCTTTATCGTGGCAAACGTGAAACAGAAGTAGCCAGTGGAGGGGATTCTGTAGCAGTTTATGAACACTGGCGCGAGAACCCAGACGGGGAGAACTGGCAAACATCGCAAATCCTCAAATCAATTCGCGATTACAATTTAGATGATTGCAACTCTACCCAAGAGTTGCTTGTGTGGTTAAGAGAAAGGCAAAAAGAAGCTGGCATTTTATTCCTTGGTAAAACAGAAATAATTGAACCGGAAACAAAAGAAGAAACCACGGAAGTAATTGCTTTAAGGGATCGCTTATTAAAAAAATCAGAAGAACTGTATCTTCATGAAGAGATTGAAGAAGCGGCAATTGCAAGGCTCTTTGCCTGGTGCCTTGAGTTTCATCGCCGGGAAATTAAGCCTACCTTTTGGAAGATTTTTGATCGATTGGATAAAAGTGAAGAAGAGCTTTTTGACGATATTGATTGCCTGGCCTTTTGTAAACGTACGGCAACCGAGCCCTATCTCCCTAGTAAACGGTCACGGCTATATGTTTATGAATATCAATTTGATCCCAATCAGGAGTTCAAAGGAAAAGCCGATAACTATAGAGTTTTGGGTAAAGAAACAGAAGATGGTAAAAACCTAAAAGTAACTTTGTATAAAGAGGGAAGTAATTTAAAGGAAGGTTTAATTGCTTTGAAAATGAAGGAAGAAATTGATGGGCCTATTACATTAATTCCAGATGATTTCGTTAACCCTGACCCTATTCCGCAAGCTATTTATAGACAAGCGCTTAAATTTGAAAAAAGTGAATTAAATAACAACGCTATTTATGATTTTTTAAAACGCGATTTTCCGCGGATAAAAAATCTTCCTCAAGGCGAGATAATTGCCCCTAGCCATGACCCTAAAGAAAGGCTAGAAGAGATCATCCTGGTTGTTAAAAACTTGGACAATAGCTATCTCCCCATACAAGGTCCTCCAGGTGCGGGAAAGACCTTCACGGCCCAACATATTATTGCTGAATTGGTTAGATTAGGGAAAAAAGTAGGTATTACATCCAATAGTTGGAAAGCCATTAATCATTTACTTTGTTGTACCGTAGAGTACTGTTTAGAGAAAGGAATAAAGGGATATTTTGCCAGTGGGGATAATGATAAAAAACTAGAAGACTTGCCTATAGAAATCATTGAGAATAAGGAAATTTCTGAACATATACACCCCTCATGTATCATTGGAACTACAGTTTGGGGTTTTGCAAGGCCTGAATTAGAAAGTGCGTTTGATTACCTATTTGTGGATGAAGCAGGTCAGGTAAGTGTGGCTAATCTAATCGCAATGAGCCAATCTACAAAAAACATCATTTTAATGGGTGATCAAATGCAATTGGCGCAACCCTGCCAAGGTAGTCACCCAGAAGAAAGCGGTTGTTCCATTCTCGATTATCTTTTACACCATACGCCAACAATCCCTGAGAATCAGGGGGTGTTTTTGGGTACGACTTATCGAATGCATTCCAAAATTAATGGGTTTATCAGTGAAGGCATTTATGAAAGTAAATTGGAATCAGCACCGGGGAATGATAAGCGCTATATTAAAGTGCCTGTCAATTACCAGGGTATATTAAATCAAGAAGCCGGAATAATTACGGTTCCGGTAGAGCATGAGGGAAATTTACAAGCAAGTGAGGAAGAGGTCGAGAAAATTCATTTTTTAGCCCATGAACTAATAAACCGTGAATACATTGATAACCACGACAAAAGATTAATTACTTGGGAAGATATGTTATTTATGGCTCCTTATAATCACCAAGTTAATAAATTACAGCATACTCTTGGACCACAAGCTAAAGTAGGAAGTGTAGATAAATTTCAGGGACAAGAAGCGCCAATCGTTTTCTTGAGCATGTGTGCCAGCGATGCTAATGAATCTCCCCGCGGCATCAATTTTTTATTCGATAAAAATCGCATAAACGTTGCGATTTCCCGGGCGAAGTGTTTAGGAATTGTAGTTTACAGTCCTACGCTTTTAAATGCAGAAGCCCAAAACATAGAGCAAATGGAAATGATTAATCTTTTTTGTAAGCTAATTAAGCCTCCAGAGAAGGGGCTTAATTGA
- a CDS encoding dihydrofolate reductase family protein, with protein sequence MPKLSIFIAISLDGYIARHDGSIDWLIEANHLAPPGEDCGYKAFISTVDLMIMGRHSFEKVLSFNEWPYGNLPIIVLTSGSIDVPEHLEPFVSISNKKPHDLYQELEEKNFQHIYIDGGITIQQFLHAGLINEVTLTLIPILIGTGKRLFGDLDQDIELNHIATTSYLGGFVQIKYQINGHASITHVPN encoded by the coding sequence ATGCCTAAGTTATCGATATTTATAGCGATAAGTCTTGATGGTTATATTGCGAGACATGATGGTTCTATTGATTGGCTTATAGAAGCTAACCATTTGGCACCCCCGGGTGAAGACTGCGGTTATAAGGCATTTATATCAACGGTTGATTTAATGATTATGGGTAGACACAGTTTTGAAAAGGTTTTATCTTTTAATGAATGGCCCTACGGTAATTTACCTATCATTGTTTTAACTTCCGGTTCTATTGATGTTCCTGAACACTTGGAACCTTTTGTCTCTATTTCCAATAAAAAACCCCATGATTTATATCAGGAGTTGGAAGAAAAAAACTTTCAGCATATTTATATTGATGGAGGCATTACAATACAACAATTTTTACATGCTGGCTTAATTAATGAAGTTACTTTAACACTGATTCCAATTCTTATCGGCACAGGAAAAAGATTATTTGGTGATCTAGATCAGGATATCGAGCTTAATCATATTGCAACAACAAGTTATCTGGGAGGCTTTGTTCAAATCAAATACCAAATTAATGGTCATGCGAGTATAACCCATGTCCCTAATTAA
- a CDS encoding IS110 family transposase produces MSGFDCVGVDVAKDKFDVSVEYKGKSKHKVFANKEQGYIEFLTWLHEYTINPWVCMEATGHYSTKIADFLIGQGIRVSVVNPFQIKNYAKASLIRNKNDRVDSEVIRQFCKRMEPRPYQASSPEQKEIKDLTKLLDMLKGQLTQLTNQRHSTQGSIAKKALTKLIMQLEKEIAKVEKQIADLIASNSQLKEKLELITSIKGIGNLTAYHILALMPDVNSFSTAKQFAAYTGITPKQRESGTFIGKTTISKLGDARLRKSLYMAALVAKRYNKGLASFVARLQLKGKTPKTIICAVMRKLTHIIFGVLKNKLPYNENYHCI; encoded by the coding sequence ATGTCAGGGTTCGATTGTGTAGGTGTTGATGTTGCGAAAGATAAATTTGACGTATCCGTTGAGTATAAAGGGAAAAGCAAACATAAAGTTTTTGCTAATAAGGAGCAAGGATATATTGAGTTTTTAACATGGCTTCATGAATACACTATTAACCCTTGGGTTTGTATGGAAGCAACTGGGCATTACAGCACAAAAATCGCGGATTTTCTAATAGGGCAAGGCATCCGAGTCAGTGTAGTTAATCCATTTCAAATTAAAAACTATGCCAAAGCGTCACTTATTCGGAATAAAAATGACCGGGTAGATTCGGAAGTTATTCGACAGTTTTGTAAACGGATGGAGCCTCGTCCCTATCAGGCTTCGTCTCCTGAGCAGAAAGAAATTAAAGACTTAACCAAGCTTCTTGATATGTTAAAAGGTCAATTAACTCAGCTCACTAATCAAAGGCATAGTACTCAAGGAAGTATTGCAAAGAAAGCTTTGACCAAGCTTATTATGCAGCTTGAGAAAGAAATTGCGAAGGTAGAAAAACAAATTGCGGACTTAATTGCTAGTAATTCACAACTTAAAGAAAAATTGGAGTTAATTACCAGTATAAAAGGCATTGGCAATTTAACGGCCTATCATATTCTGGCCCTTATGCCAGATGTCAATTCCTTTTCTACTGCCAAGCAATTTGCAGCCTATACGGGTATTACTCCAAAACAGCGTGAGTCAGGAACCTTTATCGGTAAAACTACTATCTCAAAATTAGGGGATGCCAGATTGAGGAAATCTTTATACATGGCTGCATTAGTCGCCAAACGATATAATAAAGGGCTTGCTTCGTTTGTAGCTCGTTTACAATTAAAGGGAAAAACACCAAAAACCATTATCTGTGCCGTTATGCGAAAATTAACACATATAATTTTTGGTGTTCTTAAAAATAAACTGCCTTATAATGAAAATTATCATTGCATTTAA
- a CDS encoding DUF6516 family protein produces the protein MKSDIGLEVLLSLDGTEYTEENGYWHKIEASRVEPTKERPHGIRYNLTLHDNYNQRILGFDNAHAVKAKKHGYYTGSIVSYDHMHRSIKDKGIPYEFESAQQLLNDFLNEVNSIMSKLNNGGN, from the coding sequence ATGAAGTCAGATATAGGGTTAGAAGTTTTGCTATCACTGGATGGTACTGAATATACCGAGGAAAATGGCTATTGGCATAAAATTGAGGCCTCTAGAGTTGAGCCAACAAAAGAAAGGCCCCACGGCATCCGATATAACTTAACACTTCATGACAACTACAATCAACGTATTTTGGGGTTTGATAACGCTCATGCCGTTAAAGCAAAAAAACATGGCTACTATACTGGAAGTATTGTGTCTTACGATCATATGCATCGCTCTATTAAGGACAAAGGCATCCCTTATGAGTTTGAAAGCGCACAGCAATTGCTTAATGATTTTTTAAATGAAGTGAATTCAATTATGAGTAAATTGAATAACGGAGGTAATTAA
- a CDS encoding MarR family transcriptional regulator: MKIIKVGIMPREHFQKRLIDIASGRYIPKKNEPKVWFSSIKSLGEVLSENNLRLLRIIDEEKPSSIKELAEITQRQPGNLSRTLKTMERYGIIEFKKSGKNSRPIAKALGFNIEYNALNFLTA, from the coding sequence ATGAAAATTATAAAAGTTGGTATTATGCCACGAGAACATTTTCAAAAACGATTGATTGATATTGCTTCTGGACGCTATATACCAAAGAAAAACGAACCAAAAGTTTGGTTTTCTTCTATTAAATCGCTAGGGGAAGTTCTCAGCGAAAATAATCTGCGATTATTGCGTATTATTGATGAAGAAAAACCTTCGTCAATAAAAGAATTGGCAGAAATTACACAGCGGCAACCAGGCAATCTTAGCCGAACACTAAAAACAATGGAGCGCTATGGAATTATTGAATTTAAAAAAAGTGGTAAAAATTCAAGACCTATTGCCAAAGCACTTGGATTTAATATTGAATATAACGCGCTTAATTTTTTAACCGCTTAA
- a CDS encoding GNAT family N-acetyltransferase: MSLIKTSRLILRPWQQSDVEPYFLINQDTRVIEFLPGSISKEQINDFMQYQNQQLKNRGYMLWAAELPDTRELIGFIGLNYFDKPAHFSPAVEIGWRLGSQYWGNGYATEGALACLDYGFNQLGINEIVAFTVPDNLRSRKVMEKIGMVQDIEGSFAHPKLPVDHRLSKHVLYRIHRK, from the coding sequence ATGTCCCTAATTAAAACATCAAGATTAATACTTAGGCCTTGGCAACAAAGCGATGTGGAGCCTTATTTTCTAATTAACCAGGACACTAGGGTTATTGAGTTTTTGCCTGGATCTATATCTAAAGAGCAGATTAATGATTTTATGCAATATCAAAATCAACAATTGAAAAACCGAGGATATATGCTATGGGCCGCAGAATTACCGGACACCAGAGAACTGATTGGCTTTATTGGGCTAAATTATTTTGATAAGCCAGCACATTTTTCCCCAGCTGTAGAAATTGGCTGGCGTCTAGGTTCTCAATATTGGGGAAATGGCTATGCAACAGAAGGTGCTTTGGCTTGCCTTGATTACGGGTTTAATCAGCTTGGAATAAACGAAATAGTTGCATTTACAGTACCCGACAACTTACGCTCACGCAAAGTCATGGAAAAGATTGGAATGGTACAGGACATTGAAGGTTCTTTTGCCCATCCTAAACTTCCAGTGGATCACCGACTATCAAAACATGTCTTATATCGAATACATAGAAAGTAA
- a CDS encoding GNAT family N-acetyltransferase: MRLNVDDLKVEMLIRVVPYDPRWPIQFESEASAIKKALGNNCIEVHHIGSTSVPGLAAKPIIDMIPVVSDIVKVDNAIAAMKALDYEFKGEYGIPFRRYFQKGGNQKAYNIHIFETGNPDIERHIKFRDWMETHSEDKNAYAQLKQNLANHYPNDITAYCLGKEDFIASIDRKAGFTGLRIVKALTTREWDAVCHFRQYYFFDKIGVSDPYTWTFDHKDHVHFILYQGTRITGYAHLQLWPQKRAAMRIIVIDEEKRSRQYGSQLLQLCEKWLKSQGYRSLHIESSPTALRFYKNHSYITMPFEDPDGYESDPQDTAIGKIL; encoded by the coding sequence ATGCGATTGAATGTTGATGACTTAAAAGTTGAAATGCTCATTCGAGTGGTTCCTTACGATCCTCGATGGCCCATCCAATTTGAATCGGAAGCTAGTGCGATTAAGAAGGCACTTGGCAATAATTGCATTGAAGTACACCATATTGGATCAACATCAGTACCAGGTCTGGCGGCTAAACCGATTATTGACATGATTCCCGTAGTTTCGGATATTGTGAAGGTTGATAATGCCATCGCTGCTATGAAGGCGCTTGACTATGAATTTAAAGGGGAATATGGCATTCCCTTTCGTCGCTACTTCCAGAAAGGAGGTAACCAGAAGGCATATAATATTCACATCTTTGAAACAGGTAATCCGGATATTGAACGGCATATAAAATTTCGGGATTGGATGGAAACTCACTCAGAGGATAAGAATGCTTATGCTCAGTTAAAGCAAAACTTGGCAAATCACTATCCGAACGACATAACTGCCTATTGCTTGGGTAAAGAGGATTTTATTGCCAGCATTGATCGAAAGGCAGGATTTACAGGATTAAGAATAGTTAAAGCATTAACAACGAGAGAATGGGATGCCGTTTGTCATTTTAGACAGTATTATTTCTTTGACAAAATAGGCGTTTCTGATCCGTATACTTGGACTTTTGATCATAAAGATCATGTGCATTTTATATTATATCAAGGTACCCGCATCACTGGTTATGCTCATCTGCAATTATGGCCACAAAAAAGAGCAGCTATGCGCATTATTGTTATTGATGAAGAAAAAAGAAGCCGTCAATACGGTAGTCAGTTATTGCAACTATGTGAAAAATGGCTGAAAAGCCAAGGGTATAGGAGTCTGCATATTGAGTCCTCTCCCACGGCTTTAAGATTTTATAAAAATCATAGTTATATAACTATGCCCTTTGAAGATCCGGATGGTTATGAAAGTGATCCTCAAGATACAGCTATAGGAAAAATTTTATAA